Proteins from a single region of Salipiger sp. H15:
- the pepN gene encoding aminopeptidase N, which translates to MKDASPQTIYLKDYTPFGWQAEEVHLTFVLAPSATRVRSRIRFAPNPDAPKQDFFLHGEQLKPISFAIDGAPVTPEVTETGLTCAVPEGAFTWEAEVEIAPVENFALEGLYMSNGMYCTQCEAEGFRKITFYPDRPDVMSVFTVRIEGAEAVKLSNGNPQGSGEGWAEWHDPWPKPAYLFALVAGDLVNHPGSFTTMSGREVELNLWVRPGDEGKCAFGMEALKKSMKWDEDVYGREYDLDIFNIVAVDDFNMGAMENKGLNIFNSSAVLASPETATDANFERIEAIIAHEYFHNWTGNRITCRDWFQLCLKEGLTVFRDAQFTSDMRGEEVKRISDVIDLRGRQFPEDQGPLSHPVRPESFQEINNFYTATVYEKGAEVIGMLKRLVGDEAYAKALDLYFDRHDGDAATIEDWLKVFEDATGRDLTQFKRWYSQAGTPHLGVSEAFADGTYTLTLRQHTPATPGQPDKAPQVIPVAVGLLSPNGDEVVPTTVLELTEAEQSFTFEGLSAKPVPSILRGFSAPVVLDRRSSREERAFLLAHDTDTFNRWEANRDLARECLVDMVTKGAAPDTAWLDGLEAVIRDSALDPAYRALMLGTPTQSELAQVLHQRGVTPDPDAIWAAAETLKTTRAERWSKLLPQLADEAKVTEPYQPDAEQSGKRALGGAVLALTTRLDGGAAAQAQYDAADNMTLQLSALGCLVQAGVGEEALARFRSQWNGDRLVMDKWFGLQVAASGPAETADRAKALTEDPDFDWKNPNRFRAVMGALAMNHAGFHRIDGAGYRLLADWLIKLDEKNPQTTARMCSAFQTWKRYDVTRRGLMQAELEKIAAKPGLSRDVTEMVTRLLS; encoded by the coding sequence ATGAAGGACGCAAGCCCGCAGACCATCTACCTCAAGGACTACACCCCCTTCGGCTGGCAGGCCGAGGAGGTGCACCTGACCTTCGTGCTTGCGCCCTCGGCGACCCGCGTCCGCTCGCGCATCCGCTTCGCGCCCAACCCGGACGCGCCGAAGCAGGACTTCTTCCTGCATGGCGAGCAGCTGAAGCCGATCTCCTTCGCCATCGACGGCGCGCCCGTCACGCCCGAGGTCACCGAGACCGGCCTCACCTGCGCCGTGCCCGAGGGTGCCTTCACCTGGGAGGCCGAGGTCGAGATCGCGCCGGTGGAGAACTTCGCCCTCGAGGGGCTCTACATGTCGAACGGCATGTACTGCACGCAATGCGAGGCCGAGGGCTTCCGCAAGATCACCTTCTACCCCGATCGGCCCGACGTGATGTCGGTCTTCACCGTGCGCATCGAGGGGGCCGAGGCGGTCAAGCTGTCGAACGGCAACCCGCAGGGCTCCGGAGAGGGCTGGGCCGAGTGGCACGATCCCTGGCCGAAGCCCGCGTATCTCTTCGCGCTGGTCGCCGGGGATCTGGTGAACCACCCCGGCAGCTTCACCACCATGTCGGGCCGCGAGGTCGAACTGAACCTCTGGGTGCGCCCCGGCGACGAGGGCAAGTGCGCCTTCGGCATGGAGGCGCTGAAGAAGTCGATGAAGTGGGACGAGGACGTCTACGGCCGCGAGTACGACCTCGACATCTTCAACATCGTCGCCGTCGACGACTTCAACATGGGCGCGATGGAGAACAAGGGGCTGAACATCTTCAATTCCTCCGCCGTGCTCGCCTCGCCCGAGACCGCCACCGACGCCAATTTCGAGCGCATCGAGGCGATCATCGCGCACGAGTATTTCCACAACTGGACCGGCAACCGCATCACCTGCCGCGACTGGTTCCAGCTGTGCCTGAAAGAGGGCCTGACGGTGTTCCGCGACGCGCAGTTCACCAGCGATATGCGCGGCGAGGAGGTGAAGCGCATCTCCGACGTGATCGACCTGCGCGGCCGCCAGTTCCCCGAGGACCAGGGCCCGCTCAGCCACCCGGTGCGCCCCGAGAGCTTCCAGGAGATCAACAACTTCTACACCGCCACCGTCTATGAGAAGGGCGCCGAGGTGATCGGCATGCTCAAGCGCCTCGTCGGCGACGAGGCCTACGCCAAGGCGCTCGATCTCTACTTCGACCGGCACGACGGCGACGCGGCGACGATCGAGGACTGGCTCAAGGTCTTCGAGGATGCGACGGGCCGCGACCTGACGCAGTTCAAGCGCTGGTACAGCCAGGCCGGCACGCCGCATCTCGGTGTCTCCGAGGCCTTCGCGGACGGCACCTACACGCTGACCCTGCGCCAGCACACGCCCGCCACCCCCGGCCAGCCCGACAAGGCGCCGCAGGTGATCCCGGTGGCCGTGGGCCTGCTCTCGCCCAATGGTGACGAGGTGGTGCCGACGACGGTGCTGGAGCTGACCGAGGCCGAGCAGAGCTTCACCTTCGAGGGGCTGAGCGCGAAGCCCGTACCCTCGATCCTGCGCGGCTTCTCGGCACCGGTGGTGCTCGACCGCAGGAGCAGCCGCGAGGAGCGCGCCTTCCTGCTCGCCCATGACACCGACACGTTCAACCGCTGGGAGGCCAACCGCGACCTCGCCCGCGAGTGCCTCGTCGACATGGTGACCAAGGGCGCCGCGCCCGACACCGCCTGGCTCGACGGGCTCGAGGCGGTGATCCGCGACAGCGCGCTCGACCCGGCCTACCGGGCGCTGATGCTGGGCACGCCGACCCAGTCGGAACTCGCGCAGGTGCTGCACCAGCGCGGCGTGACCCCCGACCCCGACGCGATCTGGGCCGCCGCCGAGACGCTGAAGACCACCCGCGCCGAGCGCTGGTCGAAGCTGCTGCCGCAGCTCGCCGACGAAGCGAAGGTCACCGAGCCCTACCAGCCCGACGCCGAGCAGTCCGGCAAGCGCGCGCTTGGCGGCGCGGTGCTGGCGCTGACCACCCGGCTCGACGGCGGCGCGGCGGCGCAGGCGCAGTACGACGCGGCCGACAACATGACGCTGCAGCTCTCGGCGCTGGGATGCCTCGTGCAGGCAGGCGTCGGCGAGGAGGCGCTGGCGCGCTTCCGCAGCCAGTGGAACGGCGACCGGCTGGTGATGGACAAGTGGTTCGGCCTGCAGGTCGCCGCCTCCGGCCCGGCCGAGACCGCCGACCGGGCGAAGGCGCTGACCGAGGATCCGGATTTCGACTGGAAGAACCCCAACCGCTTCCGCGCGGTGATGGGGGCGCTGGCGATGAACCACGCCGGCTTCCACCGCATCGACGGCGCGGGCTACCGGCTGCTGGCCGACTGGCTCATCAAGCTCGACGAGAAGAACCCGCAGACCACAGCGCGCATGTGCTCGGCCTTCCAGACCTGGAAGCGCTACGACGTGACGCGGCGCGGCCTCATGCAGGCCGAGCTCGAGAAGATCGCCGCCAAGCCGGGCCTCTCGCGCGACGTGACCGAGATGGTCACGCGGCTGCTGTCATGA
- a CDS encoding efflux RND transporter permease subunit, with product MTGIVDWAAQRARMVLAFIVLSIVAGAFAYVTLPKEGEPDIEIPALFVSVPFPGISAEDAETLMVKPMETELSDIDGLDKISGVAAEGYAGIAMEFEFGWNRTETMAEVRDAMTKAQAKFPEGAEQYTISEINFSEFPIIIVSLTGPLPERTMAQVAKDLQDRVESLDSVLEAGIAGNRDEMVEVVIDPLKLESYNVTASELIQIVRNNNQLIAAGEVRSERGTFSVKIPSSFREPQDIFNLPIKVNGDRVVTLGDLADIRLTFEDRTGTARFNGDTAVALQVVKRKGFNLIDTAKAVRETVAEAQKTWPPELQATVVVEESNDQSRIVDSMVSQLEGAVLTAIALVMIVVLGSLGTRAALLVGFAIPTSFLLCFVLLAVMGITVSNIVMFGLILAVGMLVDGAIVVVEYADKRISDGVGPMHAYVEAAKRMFWPVVSSTATTLCAFLPMLFWPGVAGEFMGMLPVTLIFVLSASLIVALVYLPVMGGVSGRFSRLLHNASLTLRKTVHSWPARAGLVVLALGGMLLGALLVLNPSFLGFTPVEGRGARVPGIVVFLIFAVMASITLDAAQVSHRQERVRKTYRRTLFGRLIQLVTANPVMPLVTIGAVIFFVVSVFGYYGQNNNGTEFFTESEPEQAIVYVRARGNLSLAEKDALVKRAEDIVLAHPGIKTAFSFAGDGGLESNTGGAQPPTDTIGQIQLEIVPWEDRRDRPELDGDLVLAELTEKLATIPGIETEILNLAMGPASAKPVHLRIKGDNWQDLLAATETARAEFDRMAGLRLVEDTRPLPGIDWQIDVDVEEAGRYGADVATVGAMVQLVTRGVTLDTMPVDSSDEEIDIRVRLPEEDRVLSTLDNLRVRTNDGLIPLSHFITRTPVPKLAEINREGRKRYFDVKAGVAEGLVKFTSGTEVLGYGREAEGGALSVHGTGYEITRAEPGSSEDAIRQAAEGGTLATVPVTPNERIAELGEWLGDAPFPPGISWEWTGDQEEEAESQAFLMQAFLAALGLMFIILLAQFNSFYNSVLVLLAVVLSTAGVFLGMIVMDQTFSIIMSGTGVVALAGIVVNNNIVLIDTFQDYARYMPRIEAIIRTAEDRIRPVLLTTITTIAGLFPMMIGLSLDFFGGGYSIDAPTSLWWKPLASAVVFGLSIATVLTLVFTPAMLALRIWLSTYAHWLARLLAIASFGRGSRAARDWALQREARKVKAPLILWDDPDAEDTGTPGARTTMRAAE from the coding sequence GTGACCGGCATCGTCGACTGGGCCGCGCAGCGCGCCCGCATGGTGCTGGCCTTCATCGTCCTGTCGATCGTCGCCGGCGCCTTCGCCTATGTCACCCTGCCCAAGGAGGGCGAGCCCGACATCGAGATCCCGGCGCTGTTCGTCTCGGTCCCCTTCCCCGGCATCTCGGCCGAGGATGCCGAGACGCTGATGGTCAAGCCGATGGAGACCGAGCTTTCGGACATCGACGGGCTCGACAAGATCAGCGGCGTCGCGGCCGAGGGCTACGCGGGCATCGCCATGGAGTTCGAGTTCGGCTGGAACCGCACCGAGACCATGGCCGAGGTGCGCGACGCGATGACCAAGGCGCAGGCCAAGTTCCCCGAGGGCGCCGAGCAGTACACCATTTCCGAGATCAACTTCTCGGAGTTCCCGATCATCATCGTCTCGCTCACCGGACCGCTGCCCGAACGCACCATGGCGCAGGTCGCCAAGGACCTTCAGGACCGGGTGGAAAGCCTCGACTCGGTGCTCGAGGCCGGGATCGCCGGCAACCGCGACGAGATGGTCGAGGTGGTGATCGACCCGCTGAAGCTCGAAAGCTACAACGTTACGGCAAGCGAGCTCATCCAGATCGTCCGCAACAACAACCAGCTCATCGCGGCGGGCGAGGTGCGCTCCGAACGCGGCACCTTCTCGGTCAAGATCCCCTCGAGCTTCCGCGAGCCGCAGGACATCTTCAACCTGCCGATCAAGGTGAACGGCGACCGGGTGGTGACGCTCGGCGATCTGGCCGACATCCGCCTCACCTTCGAGGACCGCACCGGCACCGCGCGCTTCAACGGTGACACGGCGGTGGCGCTGCAGGTGGTCAAGCGCAAGGGCTTCAACCTCATCGACACCGCCAAGGCGGTGCGCGAGACCGTGGCCGAAGCGCAGAAGACCTGGCCGCCCGAGCTGCAGGCGACGGTGGTGGTCGAGGAGAGCAACGACCAGTCGCGCATCGTCGATTCCATGGTCAGCCAGCTCGAGGGCGCGGTGCTGACCGCCATCGCGCTGGTGATGATCGTGGTGCTGGGCTCGCTCGGCACCCGCGCGGCGCTGCTGGTGGGCTTCGCCATCCCGACCTCGTTCCTGCTCTGCTTCGTGCTCTTGGCGGTCATGGGCATCACCGTGTCGAACATCGTGATGTTCGGGCTGATCCTCGCCGTGGGCATGCTGGTCGACGGGGCGATCGTGGTGGTGGAATACGCCGACAAGCGCATCTCGGACGGCGTGGGCCCGATGCACGCCTACGTGGAGGCCGCAAAGCGCATGTTCTGGCCCGTGGTCAGCTCGACCGCCACGACGCTCTGCGCCTTCCTGCCGATGCTGTTCTGGCCCGGCGTCGCGGGCGAGTTCATGGGGATGCTGCCGGTCACGCTGATCTTCGTGCTCTCGGCCTCGCTGATCGTGGCGCTGGTCTACCTGCCGGTGATGGGCGGCGTCTCGGGGCGGTTCTCACGCCTCTTGCACAACGCCTCGCTGACGCTTCGCAAGACGGTGCACTCGTGGCCCGCCCGCGCGGGGCTGGTGGTGCTGGCGCTGGGTGGGATGCTGCTGGGCGCGCTGCTGGTGCTGAACCCCTCCTTCCTCGGCTTCACGCCGGTCGAGGGGCGCGGCGCGCGCGTGCCGGGCATCGTCGTCTTCCTGATCTTCGCCGTCATGGCCTCGATCACCCTCGACGCCGCGCAGGTTTCGCACCGGCAGGAGCGCGTGCGCAAGACCTACCGCCGCACGCTCTTCGGGCGGCTGATCCAGCTCGTCACCGCCAACCCGGTGATGCCGCTGGTGACCATCGGCGCTGTGATCTTCTTCGTCGTGTCGGTCTTCGGCTACTACGGGCAGAACAACAACGGCACCGAGTTCTTCACCGAGAGCGAGCCCGAGCAGGCCATCGTCTACGTGCGTGCGCGCGGCAACCTCTCGCTGGCCGAGAAGGATGCGCTGGTGAAGCGGGCCGAGGACATCGTGCTGGCCCACCCGGGGATCAAGACCGCCTTCTCCTTTGCCGGGGATGGCGGGCTCGAATCCAACACCGGCGGCGCGCAGCCGCCCACCGACACGATCGGGCAGATCCAGCTCGAGATCGTGCCATGGGAGGACCGCCGCGACCGGCCCGAGCTCGACGGCGATCTGGTGCTGGCCGAGCTGACCGAGAAGCTGGCGACCATCCCCGGCATCGAGACCGAGATCCTCAACCTCGCCATGGGCCCGGCCTCGGCCAAGCCCGTGCACCTGCGCATCAAGGGCGACAACTGGCAGGACCTGCTGGCCGCGACCGAGACCGCGCGGGCCGAGTTCGACCGGATGGCCGGGCTGCGGCTGGTCGAGGACACGCGCCCCCTGCCCGGCATCGACTGGCAGATCGACGTCGACGTCGAGGAGGCCGGGCGCTACGGCGCCGACGTCGCCACCGTCGGCGCGATGGTGCAGCTGGTGACCCGCGGCGTGACGCTCGACACCATGCCGGTCGACAGCTCGGACGAGGAGATCGACATCCGCGTACGCCTGCCCGAGGAGGACCGGGTGCTCTCGACGCTCGACAACCTGCGGGTGCGCACCAACGACGGGCTGATCCCGCTGTCCCATTTCATCACCCGCACCCCGGTGCCCAAGCTGGCCGAGATCAACCGCGAGGGGCGCAAGCGCTACTTCGACGTCAAGGCGGGCGTGGCCGAGGGGCTGGTGAAGTTCACCTCCGGCACCGAGGTGCTGGGCTACGGGCGCGAGGCCGAGGGCGGCGCGCTGAGCGTGCATGGCACGGGCTACGAGATCACCCGCGCCGAGCCCGGCAGCAGCGAGGACGCGATCCGGCAGGCGGCCGAGGGCGGCACGCTCGCCACCGTCCCGGTCACCCCCAACGAGCGCATCGCCGAGCTGGGCGAATGGCTGGGCGATGCCCCCTTCCCGCCCGGCATCAGCTGGGAATGGACCGGCGACCAGGAGGAGGAGGCCGAGAGCCAGGCCTTCCTCATGCAGGCCTTCCTCGCCGCGCTGGGGCTGATGTTCATCATCCTGCTGGCGCAGTTCAACAGCTTCTACAACTCGGTGCTGGTGCTGCTGGCGGTGGTGCTCTCGACCGCGGGCGTGTTCCTCGGGATGATCGTCATGGACCAGACCTTCTCGATCATCATGTCGGGCACCGGGGTCGTGGCGCTTGCCGGGATCGTGGTGAACAACAACATCGTGCTGATCGACACCTTCCAGGATTACGCGCGCTACATGCCGCGGATCGAGGCGATCATCCGCACCGCCGAGGACCGCATCCGCCCGGTGCTGCTGACCACGATCACCACCATCGCGGGGCTCTTCCCGATGATGATCGGGCTCAGCCTCGATTTCTTCGGCGGCGGCTACTCGATCGACGCGCCGACCTCGCTGTGGTGGAAGCCGCTGGCCTCGGCGGTGGTCTTCGGCCTGTCGATCGCCACGGTGCTGACGCTGGTCTTCACCCCCGCCATGCTGGCGCTGCGGATCTGGCTCTCGACCTACGCGCACTGGCTGGCGCGGCTGCTGGCGATCGCCTCCTTCGGGCGCGGCAGCCGGGCGGCGCGGGACTGGGCGCTGCAGCGCGAGGCCCGCAAGGTGAAGGCGCCACTGATCCTCTGGGACGATCCCGACGCCGAGGACACCGGCACGCCGGGCGCCAGGACCACGATGCGCGCGGCGGAATAG
- a CDS encoding efflux RND transporter periplasmic adaptor subunit, with product MKPISILTALLVAAALYAVVLDRERLMGWARGDAPTEPAAEAPAEAAPAAEAPVPGAVSVMARHSQAQEIDDAVLLRGDTQPSREVEVLSEASGRVISTPLRKGSMVEAGEVLCRLDPGTTGAALTEAEARLAEARAQRPQTEAALPEAEALLAQAEAAVAEADINLTAARELSQGGYSSRTSVASAEAKMRAAEASVRSAEAGLEAARAGTDSLEAAIQSAEATVASARKAVENLTITAPFGGVLESDTAELGLLMNPTSNASCAHILQLDPIRLVGYAPEADVARIRLGARAGAQLAGGQVMQGEVTFVSRQADETTRTFRIEVTLANPDLALRAGQTARILIEAEGARAHLLPQSALTLNDEGRMGLRTVSAERTAQFVPVSILRDTPDGVWVAGLPDTVDVITLGQEYVTDGVPVAPSFQEILQ from the coding sequence ATGAAGCCGATTTCGATCCTCACCGCATTGCTTGTCGCGGCCGCGCTCTACGCGGTCGTTCTCGATCGAGAGAGGCTCATGGGATGGGCGCGCGGCGACGCGCCGACCGAGCCCGCCGCCGAGGCTCCGGCAGAGGCGGCCCCCGCCGCGGAAGCCCCGGTCCCGGGCGCGGTCTCGGTGATGGCGCGCCATTCGCAGGCGCAGGAGATCGACGACGCCGTGCTGCTGCGCGGCGACACCCAGCCCTCGCGCGAGGTCGAGGTGCTTTCCGAGGCCTCGGGCCGGGTGATCTCGACACCGCTGCGCAAGGGCAGCATGGTCGAGGCCGGCGAGGTGCTCTGCCGGCTCGACCCCGGCACCACCGGCGCCGCACTGACCGAGGCCGAGGCCCGGCTCGCCGAGGCGCGGGCGCAGCGCCCGCAGACCGAGGCGGCCCTGCCCGAGGCCGAGGCGCTGCTGGCGCAGGCCGAGGCCGCCGTCGCCGAGGCCGACATCAATCTCACCGCCGCGCGCGAGCTGTCGCAGGGCGGCTATTCCTCGCGCACCTCCGTGGCCTCGGCCGAGGCCAAGATGCGTGCCGCCGAGGCCAGCGTGCGCAGCGCCGAGGCCGGGCTCGAAGCCGCGCGCGCCGGGACCGACAGCCTCGAGGCCGCGATCCAGAGCGCCGAGGCGACCGTCGCCAGCGCCCGCAAGGCGGTCGAGAACCTGACCATCACCGCGCCCTTCGGCGGCGTGCTCGAAAGCGACACGGCCGAGCTTGGCCTGCTGATGAACCCCACCTCCAACGCCAGCTGCGCGCATATCCTGCAGCTCGACCCGATCCGGCTGGTGGGCTATGCGCCCGAGGCCGACGTCGCGCGCATCCGGCTCGGCGCCCGCGCCGGGGCGCAGCTCGCCGGCGGGCAGGTCATGCAGGGCGAGGTCACCTTCGTGTCGCGGCAGGCCGACGAGACCACCCGCACCTTCCGCATCGAGGTGACGCTCGCAAACCCCGACCTCGCGCTGCGCGCCGGGCAGACCGCGCGCATCCTCATCGAGGCCGAGGGCGCGCGGGCGCACCTGCTGCCGCAGAGCGCGCTCACGCTGAACGACGAGGGCCGCATGGGGCTGCGCACGGTGAGCGCCGAGCGCACCGCGCAGTTCGTGCCGGTCAGCATCCTGCGCGACACGCCCGACGGGGTCTGGGTCGCGGGCCTGCCCGACACGGTGGACGTCATCACGCTGGGGCAGGAATACGTCACCGACGGCGTGCCGGTCGCGCCCAGCTTCCAGGAGATCCTCCAGTGA